Proteins found in one Amycolatopsis aidingensis genomic segment:
- a CDS encoding type IV toxin-antitoxin system AbiEi family antitoxin domain-containing protein — MDRMGALALLAEYTAQQWGLVTTAQAVRAGVDTVTLTRLADAGHLQSVRRGVYALDAAPESRLREEQAVWLWLNPSVPAWERPKLDPDGGVLSHASATIAHDVGDLVADTVELTVPRRRTTRDPAVKLHRDEKLTDDDVVLIDGLPVTSARRTVLDLLAQHTDASRIAQVIRDGTESDRLDLDELSVEIGPYARRYGLKTRDGRRLLEHLLATIDTTPGQLTRRPMNPAAPMLSPARLTALAQLAAGSTAAVRGTELQRLLAKLAASPSSTKLVTSEFQDLLETVQGAEIMKALTDSPLTRQIRELNHNLAQAVEREYGLGVVPTNSGDAVGDDRPDQRRDQHNSDEDS; from the coding sequence ATGGACAGGATGGGAGCACTTGCGCTGCTTGCCGAGTACACGGCACAGCAGTGGGGACTGGTAACGACGGCTCAAGCCGTCCGGGCGGGCGTGGACACCGTGACCCTGACCCGCCTGGCGGACGCTGGCCACCTTCAGTCGGTCCGGCGCGGCGTCTATGCCCTGGATGCGGCACCGGAATCCCGCCTGCGCGAGGAACAGGCCGTGTGGCTGTGGCTGAACCCGTCGGTACCAGCATGGGAACGCCCAAAGCTAGATCCGGACGGCGGCGTGCTCTCCCACGCTTCCGCAACCATCGCGCACGATGTGGGTGACCTCGTCGCCGATACCGTCGAGCTGACGGTGCCCCGCCGACGCACCACGCGCGATCCCGCAGTGAAGCTGCACCGCGACGAGAAGCTCACCGACGACGATGTGGTTCTCATCGATGGCCTGCCCGTCACCAGCGCACGCAGGACCGTCCTGGACCTGCTTGCCCAACACACCGACGCCAGCCGCATCGCACAGGTCATTCGAGACGGCACGGAAAGCGACCGGCTCGACTTGGACGAGCTCTCGGTCGAAATCGGGCCGTACGCCCGCCGCTACGGGCTCAAGACTCGGGACGGCAGGCGACTCCTCGAACACCTCCTCGCCACGATCGATACGACCCCCGGCCAGCTCACACGACGTCCGATGAACCCCGCCGCGCCGATGCTGTCACCTGCGCGCCTCACCGCTCTTGCCCAGCTCGCAGCAGGGTCGACAGCTGCCGTCAGAGGTACGGAGCTGCAGCGCCTCCTGGCGAAGCTCGCGGCGAGCCCTTCATCCACCAAACTGGTCACCAGCGAATTCCAGGACCTCCTCGAGACCGTTCAAGGGGCGGAGATCATGAAGGCGCTCACGGACAGCCCGCTGACAAGACAGATCCGGGAACTCAACCACAACCTTGCCCAGGCCGTCGAGCGGGAGTACGGCCTGGGCGTCGTCCCAACGAACTCGGGTGACGCCGTCGGCGACGACAGGCCGGACCAGCGACGCGACCAGCACAACTCCGACGAGGACTCCTGA
- a CDS encoding helix-turn-helix domain-containing protein — protein MDSDLGRRLREIRSWRQLTLRATAELSGLSYGYLGELERGEKPINNRRVLENLANTLRVAPTELTGAPYAPSQAADNDAHAALRHVEVALSSLDLGLDPGIQAAPWPQLAEKVEHLNTVLRVEADYARQGELVPELLTHLHAAYCQQPEHRRAVLVGLIHTYHSAAVLTKNLGLRGFPVVAARQAEQCAQELDTPDWLGFSAWLRGHATGSHGRQHQYTTSVRAIDQLTKLDDANVSQAAGMLHLNAALAAATEGDAETSAQHLDEAAVLAERLPAERENFGFLHFGPDNVGVWRVSLATELDEGPKVAELARGVRPEALPAKARQGMFWADLGRALVADRKTRDQGVAALMRAEKVAPQRIRNNVFVRETVADLLRQARRDAGGRELRGLAWRMGVAPSG, from the coding sequence ATGGATTCAGACCTTGGTCGTCGCTTGCGGGAAATCCGCTCATGGCGACAACTCACGCTCCGTGCCACAGCAGAGTTATCCGGTCTATCCTACGGCTATCTGGGCGAACTGGAGCGTGGCGAGAAGCCGATCAACAACCGGCGTGTACTCGAAAACCTGGCGAACACGCTCCGCGTCGCCCCGACCGAGCTAACCGGCGCACCGTACGCCCCGAGCCAAGCTGCGGACAACGACGCGCATGCCGCTTTACGCCATGTCGAAGTTGCCCTGTCGTCGTTGGACCTGGGCCTTGACCCGGGTATCCAGGCGGCACCTTGGCCGCAACTGGCCGAGAAGGTCGAGCATCTGAACACCGTGCTACGGGTGGAGGCCGACTACGCCCGTCAAGGCGAACTGGTACCCGAACTCCTGACCCATCTGCACGCGGCTTATTGCCAGCAGCCGGAGCACCGGCGCGCGGTCCTGGTCGGGCTGATCCACACGTACCACTCGGCGGCCGTGCTCACGAAGAACCTTGGCCTCCGGGGTTTCCCGGTCGTCGCCGCGCGGCAGGCCGAACAGTGTGCGCAAGAACTGGACACGCCCGACTGGCTCGGGTTCTCGGCATGGTTGCGCGGCCACGCGACAGGTAGCCACGGGCGCCAGCACCAATACACCACGAGCGTGCGGGCCATCGACCAACTCACCAAGCTTGACGACGCGAATGTGTCGCAGGCTGCCGGGATGCTCCATCTGAATGCCGCGCTCGCGGCAGCAACGGAGGGCGATGCTGAAACCAGTGCGCAGCACCTGGACGAGGCCGCCGTGTTGGCGGAAAGACTCCCTGCTGAGCGCGAGAACTTCGGGTTTCTCCACTTCGGCCCGGACAACGTGGGTGTGTGGCGGGTCAGCCTCGCCACGGAACTCGATGAGGGGCCGAAGGTCGCCGAGTTGGCGCGCGGAGTGCGGCCGGAGGCCCTTCCGGCGAAGGCACGGCAAGGCATGTTCTGGGCCGACCTCGGCCGCGCGCTAGTCGCGGACCGCAAGACCCGTGACCAGGGCGTGGCCGCGCTCATGCGAGCCGAGAAGGTGGCGCCTCAGCGAATCCGGAACAACGTCTTCGTACGCGAAACCGTCGCCGACCTACTCCGGCAGGCGCGACGCGACGCTGGCGGTCGTGAGCTGCGTGGCCTGGCGTGGCGGATGGGTGTAGCCCCATCCGGGTGA
- a CDS encoding type II toxin-antitoxin system Phd/YefM family antitoxin encodes MSAAHADDMDVNVTDARGQLPELLDTQVRDGGTVFLTRYGRRVGALVPADVAERLAELEDAYWSQRAAAVLEKAEPTVSWDEALALLEAGDTSE; translated from the coding sequence ATGTCTGCTGCTCATGCCGACGACATGGACGTGAACGTGACCGACGCTCGGGGTCAGCTACCCGAACTGCTCGACACCCAGGTGCGAGACGGCGGCACTGTGTTCCTGACCCGCTACGGGCGCCGCGTCGGTGCGCTCGTGCCTGCCGACGTGGCGGAGCGTCTGGCGGAGCTTGAGGACGCCTACTGGTCGCAGCGCGCGGCCGCGGTGCTGGAGAAGGCCGAGCCCACGGTGTCGTGGGATGAAGCCCTGGCATTGCTGGAGGCCGGGGACACCAGCGAGTGA
- a CDS encoding type II toxin-antitoxin system RelE family toxin: MSYQIRITPTALKALRKLDKPVRRRIQTAIDGLKDAPRPPGVIALQGVPDAYRIRAGDYRIVYQVKDDQLLVLVVDLGHRREIYKNL, from the coding sequence GTGAGCTACCAGATCCGGATCACCCCTACCGCGTTGAAGGCGTTGCGCAAGCTCGACAAGCCAGTGCGTCGGCGCATCCAAACCGCGATCGACGGGCTCAAGGATGCGCCGCGACCGCCGGGCGTGATCGCGCTGCAGGGCGTTCCGGATGCATACCGTATCCGGGCAGGTGACTATCGCATCGTGTACCAGGTGAAAGACGATCAGCTGCTCGTGCTCGTCGTGGACCTTGGCCACCGCCGCGAGATCTACAAGAATCTGTGA
- a CDS encoding SH3 domain-containing protein, which produces MACSQFRRIAGRTVTVFAAVTGLVLAGVVPAGASVDGTVRTAGGPLNVRRAPTTTSTVVGSVDNGTKVTIDCQTHGTRISGELGTTTLWDYVPSLGGYVSDAYMYTGSDGQIAPSCGVGTGSAECSTGGCAGEGLFRSEDATFVVWDRSPDGKSAVVQYWLAGGVGPLVVRHSGGSGTSTEQAIDLQPDDWVYYKVCVRDYSGGTGFESCSNGITDYAA; this is translated from the coding sequence ATGGCATGTTCACAGTTCCGGCGCATCGCCGGCAGAACGGTGACCGTGTTCGCCGCCGTCACTGGATTGGTGCTGGCGGGGGTCGTTCCGGCGGGAGCGTCCGTCGACGGCACGGTGCGCACCGCGGGCGGCCCCCTGAACGTCCGCCGCGCGCCCACCACCACGTCCACCGTGGTGGGTTCGGTGGACAACGGCACCAAGGTAACCATCGACTGCCAGACGCACGGTACCCGGATCAGTGGCGAGCTGGGCACCACGACGCTCTGGGACTACGTGCCCTCGCTGGGCGGCTACGTCTCGGACGCCTACATGTATACCGGCTCGGACGGGCAGATCGCGCCGAGTTGCGGGGTGGGCACCGGCAGCGCGGAGTGCTCCACCGGGGGTTGCGCTGGGGAGGGCTTGTTCCGCTCCGAGGACGCGACCTTCGTGGTCTGGGACCGCTCACCGGACGGGAAGTCGGCGGTGGTCCAGTACTGGCTGGCTGGCGGGGTCGGCCCGCTCGTCGTGCGGCACTCGGGCGGCAGCGGCACCAGCACCGAGCAGGCGATCGACCTTCAGCCCGATGACTGGGTCTACTACAAGGTCTGCGTCCGGGACTACTCCGGCGGCACGGGCTTCGAGTCCTGCAGCAACGGCATCACCGACTACGCGGCCTGA